The Breoghania sp. genome has a segment encoding these proteins:
- a CDS encoding L,D-transpeptidase, translated as MTRFPIYLALAAGVIAAAISPVSAGSRAAPPPYVSSPNLPDGWRYNNLPGARAAAPGSQGDTAPIWRNRGLFGSSSRATAPDMSARRSYAAPSTARRTTTAPRRRQAAVHPAPRKQRRMDPAFLPTVVDYDGAETPGTIIIDTPSRYLYLVEAGGKARRYGVGVGRPGFQWAGVHKVTRKAEWPDWRPPAEMRKRQPNLPAHMPGGPRNPLGARALYLGSTLYRIHGSNEPWSIGRAVSSGCIRMRNEDVQDLYARVDVGTRVIVN; from the coding sequence ATGACCCGTTTTCCGATCTATCTCGCACTTGCGGCAGGCGTGATCGCCGCCGCCATTTCTCCCGTTTCCGCAGGCTCGCGCGCGGCTCCGCCGCCCTATGTCAGCAGCCCGAACCTTCCCGATGGCTGGCGTTACAACAACCTGCCAGGCGCGCGCGCAGCCGCGCCGGGATCACAAGGGGATACCGCCCCGATCTGGCGCAATCGTGGGCTCTTCGGCAGCTCAAGCCGCGCCACCGCGCCGGACATGAGCGCACGACGGAGCTATGCCGCACCTTCCACCGCGCGCCGGACCACAACCGCGCCACGCCGCCGTCAGGCCGCCGTGCATCCGGCCCCGCGCAAACAGCGCAGAATGGATCCGGCCTTCCTGCCCACCGTCGTGGATTATGACGGCGCAGAAACGCCCGGCACCATCATCATCGATACGCCGTCTCGCTATCTCTACCTGGTGGAAGCAGGCGGCAAGGCCCGGCGCTACGGTGTCGGCGTCGGTCGCCCCGGTTTCCAGTGGGCCGGCGTCCACAAGGTGACCCGCAAGGCGGAATGGCCGGACTGGCGTCCGCCTGCCGAAATGCGCAAGCGCCAGCCGAACCTGCCCGCGCATATGCCGGGCGGCCCGCGCAATCCGCTGGGCGCGCGCGCTCTCTATCTGGGCTCCACGCTCTATCGCATCCACGGCTCCAACGAACCGTGGTCCATCGGACGCGCCGTATCTTCCGGCTGCATCCGCATGCGCAACGAGGACGTGCAGGATCTTTACGCCCGCGTCGATGTGGGAACCCGCGTCATCGTGAACTGA
- a CDS encoding TRAP transporter small permease, which translates to MLIWIDRLSTVLGRVAGLAYFATGLMLAYEVFMRYVFIAPTIWAAELSQLCMIWGTWLAAALLLHTRQHIRITILTDRLPRSVRRIQETLVLLFVAGYAGLVAWYGAPLAYESLMRGRTTGSMLDLPMVWTEAAVPLGCALLCIQALVEATRTILKGPPLPGSPAEAAH; encoded by the coding sequence ATGCTGATCTGGATTGACCGTCTGTCGACCGTGTTGGGACGGGTGGCGGGGCTCGCCTACTTCGCGACCGGGCTCATGCTCGCCTACGAAGTCTTCATGCGCTACGTCTTCATCGCACCCACAATCTGGGCTGCGGAGCTGTCGCAGCTGTGCATGATCTGGGGCACATGGCTGGCCGCAGCCCTGTTGCTGCACACCCGCCAGCACATTCGCATCACGATTCTCACCGATCGGCTCCCGCGCAGTGTCCGGCGCATTCAGGAAACGCTCGTTCTGCTGTTCGTCGCCGGATATGCAGGCCTCGTTGCGTGGTATGGCGCCCCTCTCGCCTATGAAAGCCTGATGCGCGGTCGCACCACCGGGAGCATGCTGGATCTTCCCATGGTCTGGACCGAGGCCGCCGTGCCGCTCGGCTGTGCCCTGCTTTGTATTCAGGCTCTGGTAGAGGCGACCCGGACGATCCTGAAGGGCCCGCCATTGCCTGGCTCGCCCGCCGAAGCCGCCCACTGA
- a CDS encoding DUF4186 domain-containing protein: MTHPHRAPVLPGEQADLFPQEPARGSDLQEGDTGALDALFGRLSRSAFRARFTLDAKERAYALTKGRDALRRHAGDFIAKRLAPAQPANDGKQTPMRGHPVFVAQHATATCCRGCLAKWHGMEPGRSLSEAEQLYVVEVVMAWITRDLETQR; encoded by the coding sequence ATGACTCACCCCCACCGCGCCCCCGTTCTTCCCGGCGAACAAGCAGATCTCTTCCCGCAAGAGCCCGCCCGCGGAAGCGATCTTCAGGAAGGCGACACAGGCGCGCTGGACGCCCTGTTCGGACGGTTGTCGCGCTCGGCCTTTCGCGCGCGCTTCACGCTCGATGCGAAGGAGCGCGCCTATGCGCTCACCAAGGGCCGCGATGCGCTGCGCCGTCATGCGGGCGACTTCATCGCCAAGCGGCTTGCGCCTGCGCAACCCGCCAATGACGGCAAGCAGACGCCGATGCGCGGGCACCCGGTTTTCGTCGCCCAGCACGCCACGGCCACCTGTTGCCGGGGCTGCCTTGCCAAGTGGCACGGAATGGAACCGGGCCGCTCTTTAAGCGAAGCCGAACAGCTTTATGTGGTGGAGGTGGTAATGGCCTGGATTACGCGCGATCTGGAGACACAACGTTGA
- the dctP gene encoding TRAP transporter substrate-binding protein DctP — protein sequence MTFARMALAGAVAFALSMPLATTGAQAEQTTLRITLQLPIKSHIGQNLLDFKKDVEARSGGEISVEIYDSAQLYKDSEIPKAVASGAIEMGTASSSRFVGDVPAIDIFYVPFMFNTEELVRKATEPGSPVRAPLDEAVLETGARVLWWQAYGGSVMLSNGGPIKSPADLKNKKVRVYGKTLGKWIEAAGGAPTLISGSEQYMAYQRGTVDIGMSGASGVKSRRLWDVMDTMTMTNNADTEFVVIINEKFWQALPEQHREWIAEAGRKAEKQVRDAMSSIEEAAVAEAEKAGMTVYYPTDEEIAAWGASVQPVIDDYLQNSGELGKKVYEGAMALRD from the coding sequence ATGACTTTTGCTCGCATGGCGCTTGCCGGCGCAGTGGCATTCGCATTGTCCATGCCGCTGGCCACGACTGGCGCGCAGGCGGAACAGACCACCTTGCGCATTACCCTGCAGCTGCCGATCAAGTCCCATATCGGTCAGAATCTCCTGGACTTCAAAAAGGATGTGGAAGCGCGTTCGGGTGGCGAGATCTCCGTGGAGATTTATGATTCCGCGCAGCTCTACAAGGACAGCGAGATCCCGAAGGCCGTCGCCTCCGGCGCCATCGAGATGGGGACTGCCTCTTCAAGCCGTTTTGTCGGCGATGTGCCCGCGATCGACATCTTCTACGTGCCCTTCATGTTCAACACCGAGGAACTCGTTCGCAAGGCGACCGAGCCCGGCAGCCCCGTGCGCGCACCGCTGGATGAGGCGGTGTTGGAAACCGGTGCCCGTGTCCTGTGGTGGCAGGCCTATGGCGGCAGCGTGATGCTGTCCAACGGAGGCCCGATCAAGAGCCCGGCAGATCTGAAGAACAAGAAGGTGCGTGTTTACGGCAAGACGCTCGGCAAGTGGATCGAGGCAGCCGGCGGTGCGCCGACGCTGATCTCCGGTTCGGAGCAGTACATGGCCTATCAGCGCGGCACGGTCGATATCGGTATGTCGGGCGCTTCTGGCGTCAAGTCTCGTCGTCTGTGGGACGTCATGGATACCATGACCATGACCAACAACGCCGACACCGAATTCGTGGTCATTATCAACGAGAAGTTCTGGCAGGCGCTGCCGGAGCAGCATCGTGAATGGATTGCCGAGGCGGGCCGCAAGGCCGAGAAGCAGGTGCGTGACGCGATGTCCTCCATCGAGGAGGCTGCGGTTGCCGAAGCCGAGAAAGCGGGCATGACCGTCTACTATCCGACGGATGAAGAAATCGCTGCCTGGGGCGCCTCCGTTCAGCCGGTGATCGACGATTACCTGCAGAATTCCGGCGAACTCGGCAAGAAGGTCTATGAAGGGGCGATGGCCCTGCGCGACTGA
- a CDS encoding DNA-3-methyladenine glycosylase I — MAQSGEGDGALAPGLVRGEDGLVRCAWHGGLPDYVAYHDNEWGWPVDDDRRLFEKICLEGFQSGLSWLTILRKREAFRAGFAGFDFARVAAFDERDVERLVNDAGIVRHRGKIVSTINNAARALEMVEEFGSLAAYFWSFEPCAADRPACVTRHEIAANPTTPVSVRLSKDLKKRGWSFVGPTTVYAFMQAMGLVNDHLEGCCCRPRIEAARGVFQRPKSGQGGRST, encoded by the coding sequence ATGGCGCAGTCGGGGGAAGGTGACGGGGCATTGGCTCCGGGACTGGTGCGGGGTGAGGATGGACTGGTGCGTTGCGCCTGGCATGGCGGATTGCCGGATTATGTCGCCTATCACGACAATGAGTGGGGGTGGCCGGTCGATGACGATCGCAGGCTTTTTGAAAAGATCTGTCTGGAAGGCTTTCAGTCAGGGCTTTCCTGGCTGACCATATTGCGCAAGCGCGAGGCGTTTCGCGCGGGGTTCGCCGGTTTTGATTTCGCCAGGGTCGCCGCCTTTGATGAGCGCGATGTTGAGCGGCTCGTCAATGACGCGGGCATCGTGCGTCACCGGGGAAAGATCGTCTCCACCATCAACAACGCGGCACGGGCCTTGGAAATGGTGGAGGAATTCGGGTCTCTTGCCGCCTATTTCTGGTCTTTTGAGCCCTGTGCAGCAGACCGACCCGCCTGCGTCACACGACATGAGATTGCCGCCAATCCGACGACGCCTGTCTCTGTGAGGCTGTCGAAGGATCTCAAGAAGCGGGGATGGAGTTTTGTCGGCCCGACCACGGTCTACGCCTTCATGCAGGCGATGGGGTTGGTGAACGATCATCTGGAAGGATGCTGCTGCCGCCCACGGATTGAAGCCGCCCGTGGCGTCTTCCAGCGCCCGAAGTCTGGCCAAGGGGGACGTTCGACATAA
- a CDS encoding protein phosphatase CheZ, with protein MSRLKKPFRVEAALITNKAEGQTAVDPLAGARHRELLDELAALRQLVQPTQQVSETVLEEYKKEHAAALSLKSELDEIYEAINRTKHEIATLHHSGFEGEEMKRVTNELDAIVVGTEGATDQILAAAEIIDENAGFLTRSLTGDDEVHAQEIQERVLTIFEACNFQDLTGQRITKVVKTLSFIEDRIVRMMDIWGGVESFKDMEVEERMRREGDAALLNGPALETDDGVASQDDIDALFA; from the coding sequence ATGAGCCGTCTGAAAAAGCCCTTTCGTGTGGAAGCAGCGCTGATCACGAACAAAGCCGAAGGTCAAACTGCCGTGGACCCGCTGGCTGGCGCGCGTCACCGCGAATTGCTAGATGAATTGGCAGCTCTTCGCCAGCTCGTTCAGCCGACTCAGCAAGTCAGCGAAACGGTTCTGGAAGAGTACAAGAAAGAACATGCCGCCGCGCTGAGCCTCAAATCCGAGCTCGACGAGATCTATGAGGCAATCAACCGGACGAAGCACGAGATCGCCACGCTCCACCACTCTGGGTTCGAGGGCGAGGAGATGAAGCGCGTCACCAACGAACTGGACGCCATCGTCGTCGGCACGGAAGGGGCGACGGATCAGATCCTCGCGGCCGCGGAAATCATCGACGAGAACGCCGGTTTTCTGACACGCAGCCTGACTGGTGACGATGAAGTCCACGCCCAGGAAATCCAGGAACGGGTCCTCACCATCTTCGAAGCCTGCAACTTTCAGGATCTCACCGGCCAGCGCATCACCAAGGTCGTCAAGACCTTGTCCTTCATCGAGGATCGCATTGTCCGCATGATGGATATCTGGGGCGGTGTGGAGTCGTTCAAGGATATGGAAGTCGAGGAGCGCATGCGGCGTGAAGGCGATGCGGCGTTGCTCAACGGACCGGCGCTTGAAACCGACGATGGCGTTGCCTCGCAGGACGACATCGACGCGCTGTTTGCCTGA
- a CDS encoding isocitrate lyase/PEP mutase family protein translates to MSQSPASRLRALLAEPRIHMMPCCFDGLSAKLVGDAGFDITFMSGFSTAAARIGAPDTGLISYGEMLDSARDVAAATPIPVIGDGDTGYGNALNVKRTVKGYAQAGMAAIMIEDQVAPKRCGHTKGKLVVDRSEAVERIHAAVDARKEGADILILARTDARHTHGLDEAIERAAAFKEAGADILFVEAPKSREEMERICKDVPGCHMANLLEGGETPMLSPAELQEIGFSIVAYPLTLLSVATRAMVEALADLKAGRHPDGKLLSFPELRRHVGFDAYYEEEARYSDTRD, encoded by the coding sequence ATGTCCCAATCCCCCGCCTCCCGTCTGCGTGCGCTGCTTGCCGAGCCGCGCATCCACATGATGCCCTGCTGCTTTGACGGCCTGTCCGCAAAGCTCGTCGGCGATGCCGGTTTCGACATTACCTTCATGTCGGGCTTTTCCACCGCCGCCGCCCGCATCGGTGCGCCGGATACGGGCCTGATCTCCTATGGCGAAATGCTCGACAGCGCCCGCGACGTGGCCGCCGCCACCCCCATCCCCGTGATTGGTGACGGCGATACCGGCTATGGCAACGCGCTGAACGTCAAGCGGACCGTGAAGGGTTATGCGCAGGCCGGAATGGCCGCGATCATGATCGAGGATCAGGTCGCGCCCAAGCGTTGCGGTCATACCAAGGGCAAGCTGGTCGTCGATCGTTCGGAAGCCGTGGAGCGCATTCACGCCGCCGTCGATGCGCGCAAGGAAGGGGCCGACATTCTCATTCTGGCGCGCACCGACGCCCGCCACACCCACGGTCTCGACGAAGCGATCGAACGCGCCGCCGCCTTCAAGGAAGCGGGGGCGGATATTCTCTTCGTTGAGGCGCCGAAGTCGCGTGAGGAGATGGAACGCATCTGCAAGGACGTGCCGGGGTGCCACATGGCCAACCTTCTGGAAGGCGGCGAGACGCCGATGTTGTCTCCCGCCGAGTTGCAGGAAATTGGCTTTTCCATTGTGGCCTATCCGCTGACGCTTCTGTCGGTGGCCACACGCGCCATGGTGGAGGCTCTGGCCGATCTGAAGGCCGGGCGTCATCCGGACGGCAAGCTGCTGTCCTTCCCCGAGCTGCGCCGCCATGTCGGTTTCGACGCTTACTATGAGGAAGAAGCCCGCTATTCCGATACGCGGGACTGA
- the thiM gene encoding hydroxyethylthiazole kinase, whose amino-acid sequence MTDKTPDFSSAADLAPVLPSLDDASIMLEEVRRQGPLVQNITNYVAMTISANVLLAAGASPAMVHSEEEVADFVAIASALVVNIGTLSPSWVAGMEIAATAAGKAGKPWVLDPVGCGATPYRTDVARRLTALKPTLIRGNASEIMALAGAAGAAPKGVDSAAGSHEAIESARGLARETGGIVAVTGETDYVVSASRTAAIVGGDVLMTASTGVGCALSALCGAFLAALPSAFGATVGAMAVYASAGSIAARGAGGPGDIPARLCNALYRLDREELRANSAIRAL is encoded by the coding sequence GTGACCGACAAGACCCCCGATTTTTCCAGCGCCGCAGACCTTGCACCCGTCCTGCCAAGCCTTGATGACGCGAGCATCATGCTCGAAGAGGTGCGCCGTCAGGGCCCGTTGGTCCAGAACATCACCAATTACGTGGCGATGACGATTTCCGCCAACGTGCTGCTGGCCGCAGGCGCCTCCCCCGCCATGGTGCACTCGGAAGAAGAAGTGGCCGATTTCGTCGCCATCGCCTCCGCGCTCGTCGTCAATATCGGAACGCTCTCGCCCTCATGGGTGGCGGGCATGGAAATCGCGGCCACGGCAGCGGGGAAGGCGGGCAAGCCCTGGGTGCTCGATCCGGTGGGCTGCGGCGCAACCCCTTATCGCACCGACGTGGCCCGTCGTCTGACGGCCTTGAAGCCCACGCTCATTCGCGGCAATGCGTCTGAAATCATGGCGCTTGCGGGCGCTGCCGGGGCTGCGCCCAAGGGCGTGGACAGCGCCGCGGGCTCGCACGAGGCGATTGAATCCGCGCGCGGCCTTGCGCGTGAGACCGGCGGCATCGTCGCGGTGACGGGCGAGACCGATTACGTGGTCAGCGCCAGCCGCACGGCGGCAATCGTGGGCGGCGACGTGTTGATGACGGCCTCCACCGGCGTCGGCTGTGCGCTCAGCGCGCTGTGCGGCGCATTCCTTGCGGCCTTGCCCAGTGCATTTGGCGCGACCGTCGGCGCGATGGCCGTTTATGCCTCCGCAGGCAGCATCGCCGCGCGCGGGGCTGGTGGGCCGGGGGATATTCCCGCCCGCCTGTGCAACGCGCTCTACCGCCTCGACCGGGAGGAACTGCGCGCCAATTCCGCCATCCGCGCACTCTGA
- a CDS encoding DUF2927 domain-containing protein: protein MIAHVVQVLAISSCLFVLSQVSFAPTADAAPARAAKPDYSDAELASGFMKTVFGLEYRMWSWKPYQVKKFVQPVLFKVTNHAQRDRSGEAGDFINRLPKRIPGLKARLATGGEKPNFRLFIVDRAQYRETVSREIYHRETAKVPGRCLVRVEADRHGISASTAVIVSDEGDHLFRRCLVEEILQGLGPMNDDDRLDDSVFNDRSQHDTFTRFDQLILNMLYHPDIKPGMTARDVKALLPKAIREARRIVQ, encoded by the coding sequence GTGATTGCGCATGTAGTGCAGGTTCTCGCCATTTCCAGTTGTCTGTTCGTTCTCTCTCAAGTCTCCTTCGCACCCACAGCCGACGCCGCTCCTGCCCGCGCGGCGAAACCCGACTATTCCGATGCAGAGCTCGCGAGCGGCTTCATGAAGACCGTTTTCGGGCTGGAATACCGGATGTGGTCCTGGAAGCCCTATCAGGTGAAAAAATTCGTCCAACCGGTGCTGTTCAAGGTGACGAACCACGCCCAACGCGACCGCTCCGGCGAGGCCGGCGATTTCATAAACAGGCTACCCAAACGAATCCCCGGCCTGAAGGCGCGCCTGGCGACCGGCGGCGAGAAACCCAATTTCCGCCTCTTCATCGTCGACCGGGCGCAATATCGCGAGACGGTATCCCGTGAGATCTATCACCGCGAGACAGCCAAGGTGCCTGGGCGTTGTCTGGTACGAGTGGAGGCAGACAGGCACGGCATCAGCGCCTCCACCGCCGTGATCGTTTCCGACGAGGGCGATCATCTCTTTCGCCGCTGCCTGGTGGAAGAGATTTTGCAGGGCCTCGGCCCGATGAATGACGATGACCGCCTCGATGATTCTGTCTTCAACGACCGGTCGCAACACGACACATTCACGCGCTTTGACCAGTTGATTCTCAACATGCTTTATCACCCGGACATCAAGCCGGGCATGACAGCGCGCGATGTGAAAGCGCTATTGCCGAAGGCGATCCGCGAAGCGCGCCGCATCGTCCAATAA
- the ybaK gene encoding Cys-tRNA(Pro) deacylase, with product MSTGTPATQMLKKAKIAFRTHEYDFVAGQHQIGLHAAEAVGLPPDQVFKTLMIEVDGKPACAVIPSDHSLSMKKVAAALGGKSASMMDTAKAEKLTGYHKGGISPFGQRRKCPTVMDASIEGFEEVVINGGKRGLMVILAPADAVCVIGATTAGVCA from the coding sequence TTGAGCACCGGCACCCCCGCAACCCAGATGCTGAAAAAGGCGAAGATCGCCTTTCGCACGCATGAATATGACTTCGTCGCGGGCCAGCATCAGATTGGCCTTCACGCGGCAGAGGCCGTCGGCCTTCCGCCCGATCAGGTGTTCAAGACGCTGATGATCGAGGTGGATGGCAAGCCTGCCTGCGCGGTCATCCCCTCCGACCACAGCCTTTCCATGAAAAAGGTGGCCGCAGCACTTGGCGGAAAGTCGGCCTCGATGATGGACACGGCCAAGGCGGAAAAGCTGACGGGCTACCACAAGGGCGGCATCAGCCCCTTCGGCCAGCGCCGCAAATGCCCGACGGTGATGGACGCCAGCATCGAGGGTTTTGAGGAAGTCGTCATCAACGGCGGCAAGCGCGGGCTGATGGTGATCCTGGCCCCGGCTGATGCGGTATGCGTGATCGGCGCGACGACGGCGGGGGTTTGTGCGTGA
- a CDS encoding phosphatase PAP2 family protein, with translation MNRLLDLAKGLRDDKQSLLTVVLIGVLALSIWAFVAIAAEMSEGELQQFDRDVFLSLREAGAPDRLLGPAWLEEAAVEITALGGFPVIGLLIVMVTGGLLAARLPGTALFVVLSISSGAALSTTLKLLFGRARPDLVPHLDVIHTASFPSGHATISTLTYLTLAALVARVVVRKRVRAYIVGCAVGLAVLIGISRIYLGVHWPSDVLAGWSLGTAWAALSFLVLSILQIRRQRDTARERARRERPHQ, from the coding sequence ATGAACCGCCTGCTCGATCTCGCCAAGGGTCTCCGCGACGACAAGCAGTCGCTGCTCACCGTCGTTCTGATCGGTGTGCTGGCTTTGTCCATATGGGCCTTCGTGGCCATTGCTGCGGAAATGAGCGAGGGAGAGCTTCAACAGTTCGACCGCGACGTGTTCCTGTCCTTGCGCGAAGCGGGCGCCCCGGACCGGCTCCTGGGGCCGGCTTGGCTTGAGGAGGCGGCGGTGGAGATCACCGCGCTTGGCGGCTTTCCCGTGATCGGGCTGCTGATCGTGATGGTGACAGGCGGGCTACTCGCCGCGCGCCTTCCCGGAACCGCGCTCTTTGTCGTTCTTTCCATCAGCAGCGGAGCGGCGCTTTCGACAACACTGAAGCTGCTTTTCGGGCGCGCGAGACCGGATCTCGTGCCGCATCTCGATGTCATTCACACGGCGAGCTTTCCCTCCGGCCACGCCACGATCTCCACGCTCACCTATCTGACGCTTGCCGCACTCGTCGCGCGCGTGGTCGTGCGCAAGCGTGTGCGCGCCTACATTGTCGGCTGCGCGGTGGGGCTTGCGGTTCTCATAGGGATTAGCCGGATCTATCTTGGTGTTCACTGGCCAAGCGACGTTCTGGCCGGATGGTCGCTGGGCACCGCCTGGGCCGCGCTGTCCTTCCTTGTCCTGTCCATTCTCCAGATTCGCCGTCAACGCGACACTGCCCGTGAGCGCGCGCGCCGAGAGCGCCCGCACCAATGA
- a CDS encoding TRAP transporter large permease — protein sequence MTTLFILLGLFALLLAGVPIAFALGGMGLTLLMVGGFSPLMVPQGLLSSVDSFIMLSVPLFILMSNVLLKGGVGKDLFSAVQAWVGHWPGGLAIATILSCGMFAAISGSSVATAATIGTVAIPEMTERGYPRKFVLGLLAAGGTLGILIPPSIPMIVYGVITEESITSLFLAGVMPGLMLMGLFILFAVLYSTFSASYQRSPRADWGTRRRTAIRALPTVLLASYIILGIYRGYFTPTEASAIGLLGALVVTGVVLRTMTIRKLWDALKQSMVTSVSILVIVAGAKVFGKAITLYRIPQDISMAISHAVDTPGLFILLVAGVLLLMGLFLESLSMMLIMVPVLSGSVMMLGLDPVWFGVFFVLMVECALITPPVGMNIYVIQAVGKADLGEVTIGVLPFLFLMLLSVAAVYFWPDIVLWIPFKM from the coding sequence ATGACGACGCTTTTCATTCTCCTGGGGCTTTTCGCGCTCCTGCTGGCCGGTGTCCCGATTGCCTTTGCCCTTGGCGGCATGGGACTGACGCTTCTGATGGTGGGTGGGTTCTCGCCGCTCATGGTGCCGCAGGGCCTGCTGTCTTCCGTCGACAGCTTCATCATGTTGTCCGTGCCGCTCTTCATCTTGATGTCGAACGTTTTGCTGAAAGGCGGTGTGGGCAAGGATCTGTTCAGTGCGGTTCAGGCCTGGGTCGGCCACTGGCCGGGTGGTCTGGCGATTGCCACGATCCTGTCCTGTGGCATGTTCGCAGCCATTTCCGGCTCCTCGGTCGCAACCGCTGCAACCATCGGCACCGTGGCCATTCCGGAAATGACGGAACGTGGCTATCCGCGTAAATTCGTGCTGGGCCTGCTGGCCGCAGGCGGTACGCTTGGCATTCTGATCCCACCCTCAATCCCGATGATCGTCTATGGCGTCATCACCGAGGAATCGATCACCTCGCTGTTTCTCGCCGGTGTCATGCCGGGTCTCATGCTGATGGGGCTCTTCATCCTTTTCGCGGTTCTCTATTCCACGTTTTCCGCTTCCTACCAGCGCAGCCCTCGGGCCGACTGGGGGACCCGACGCCGCACGGCCATCCGGGCGCTGCCGACAGTGCTCCTCGCGTCCTACATCATCCTGGGCATCTATCGAGGCTACTTCACCCCGACCGAGGCCTCCGCCATCGGCCTGCTGGGCGCACTCGTCGTCACTGGCGTGGTGCTTCGCACGATGACGATCAGGAAGCTGTGGGACGCGCTCAAGCAATCCATGGTGACCTCGGTCTCCATTCTGGTGATCGTCGCTGGCGCGAAAGTGTTCGGCAAGGCGATCACGCTTTACCGAATCCCTCAGGACATCTCCATGGCGATCTCCCATGCGGTGGATACGCCGGGCCTCTTCATATTGCTGGTAGCCGGTGTTCTGCTGCTGATGGGGCTCTTCCTGGAATCCCTGTCGATGATGCTGATCATGGTGCCGGTGCTCTCCGGCTCGGTGATGATGCTGGGCCTTGATCCGGTCTGGTTCGGCGTCTTCTTTGTCCTGATGGTGGAATGTGCGCTGATCACGCCGCCGGTCGGCATGAATATCTACGTTATCCAGGCGGTCGGTAAGGCGGATTTGGGAGAGGTGACCATAGGCGTGCTGCCCTTCCTCTTCCTGATGCTGCTTTCGGTGGCCGCGGTCTATTTCTGGCCCGACATCGTGCTCTGGATTCCGTTCAAGATGTAA
- the thiE gene encoding thiamine phosphate synthase — MTRPAFDLSLYLVTDTALCGARGVAETAAAAARGGATLVQLRDPLAKTRELVELARALKAALEPFRLPLIVNDRIDVALASGAEGVHIGQKDMAPADARALLGADAVLGLSVGSLEELAVSDLAPVDYVGIGPYRGTATKQDAGEAIGLSGFRTVREKIDLPAVAIGGIKAEHAGELIAGGADGVAVVSAICAAPDPEAAARDLMARINAARG, encoded by the coding sequence ATGACCAGACCCGCCTTTGACCTGTCGCTCTATCTTGTCACCGACACCGCCCTTTGCGGCGCGCGCGGGGTGGCGGAAACGGCGGCGGCTGCCGCGCGCGGCGGGGCGACGCTCGTCCAGCTTCGCGATCCCCTCGCCAAGACACGCGAGCTGGTGGAGCTTGCCCGCGCCTTGAAGGCGGCGCTTGAACCTTTCCGCTTGCCGCTCATCGTCAATGATCGCATCGACGTGGCGCTGGCGTCAGGGGCTGAGGGCGTCCATATCGGCCAGAAGGACATGGCACCCGCTGACGCCCGCGCGCTTCTGGGGGCAGATGCGGTTCTGGGCCTGTCGGTCGGGTCGCTGGAGGAACTCGCTGTCTCCGATCTCGCCCCCGTCGATTATGTGGGCATCGGGCCCTATCGCGGCACCGCGACCAAGCAGGACGCGGGCGAAGCGATCGGGCTTTCCGGGTTCCGGACTGTGCGGGAAAAGATCGATCTCCCCGCCGTTGCCATTGGCGGTATCAAGGCCGAACATGCGGGCGAACTGATCGCAGGCGGGGCCGACGGCGTGGCGGTGGTCTCCGCCATTTGCGCAGCCCCCGATCCGGAAGCTGCCGCCCGCGATCTCATGGCGCGCATCAACGCAGCGCGCGGCTGA